One Paralichthys olivaceus isolate ysfri-2021 chromosome 21, ASM2471397v2, whole genome shotgun sequence genomic window carries:
- the foxj1b gene encoding forkhead box protein J1-B encodes MPVLTSPDIANKFKEKWLAVYPEDQVAGSDCAPLDDSLTSLHWLQNFSILSADPERPSSAAGPGCPSSQQHLFLKRLGFPKGGTDSPSSPPAGDTASTGMPLYLGSPVTSGSESTAAPRLFASCAHSTSGYPQIPIQASPPVEVDYKSNPKVKPPYSYASLICMAMQASKQPKVTLSTIYNWITENFCYYRHAEPSWQNSIRHNLSLNKCFKKVPRQKDEPGKGGFWQIDPQYADMFVNGIFKRRRMSANQYNSSNSSSGGTQRQSKLLQGYHSTQNGCPYQGVGSKRKHLPMKNGNKVMRVTESPLLATEAHRADILRGDFDLASVFDDVLSGDCSTFEDLDINTALSSLGCEMEVSMQGRQHSVGRWCGAGDLLGQSQHVSHHQSFGYMDLSAASLECAVNLGELHVPHAQRQQLAPQLDQDQLLQSQHHLQQFDEPATLFPEPPEEAMLQPWEEIKEEAQAIPLTLDQGFGLCEGFFTEMQPWERVEAYL; translated from the exons ATGCCGGTCCTGACGAGCCCAGACATCGCCAACAAGTTTAAGGAGAAATGGCTGGCGGTCTACCCGGAGGATCAGGTCGCAGGGTCGGACTGTGCCCCGCTTGACGACAGCCTCACCAGCCTCCACTGGCTCCAGAATTTCTCCATCCTCAGCGCGGACCCGGAGCGACCCAGCAGCGCGGCAGGTCCGGGCTGTCCGTCCTCCCAGCAGCACCTCTTCCTGAAGAGGCTCGGCTTCCCCAAAGGAGGCACCGACTCTCCGTCCAGCCCTCCGGCAGGGGACACCGCCTCCACCGGGATGCCTCTGTACCTCGGGAGCCCCGTTACCTCCGGCAGCGAATCCACCGCTGCGCCGCGGTTGTTCGCCAGTTGCGCACACTCTACCTCAGGCTACCCGCAGATCCCCATCCAGGCCAGCCCGCCGGTGGAGGTCGACTACAAAAGCAACCCAAAAGTCAAGCCGCCCTATTCCTACGCCTCTCTCATTTGCATGGCCATGCAGGCCAGCAAGCAGCCCAAAGTGACTCTGTCCACCATCTACAACTGGATAACGGAGAATTTCTGCTACTACAGACACGCGGAGCCCAGCTGGCAG AACTCAATTCGTCACAACTTGTCCCTCAACAAGTGTTTCAAGAAGGTCCCCAGACAGAAGGACGAGCCGGGGAAAGGAGGCTTCTGGCAGATTGATCCTCAGTATGCTGACATGTTTGTCAATGGCATCTTCAAACGCAGGAGGATGTCTGCTAACCAgtacaacagcagcaacagcagcagtggcggcacacaaagacagagcaAACTGCTTCAGGGTTATCACAGCACCCAAAATGGCTGCCCTTACCAAGGTGTGGGCAGCAAACGGAAGCATCTGCCCATGAAAAATGGCAACAAAGTGATGAGGGTGACTGAGTCTCCTTTGCTAGCGACAGAGGCTCACAGAGCAGACATCCTGAGGGGGGACTTTGACCTGGCGTCCGTGTTCGACGACGTCCTCAGTGGGGACTGTAGCACCTTCGAGGATTTGGACATCAACACGGCGCTGAGCTCCCTGGGGTGCGAGATGGAGGTTTCCATGCAGGGGAGGCAGCATTCGGTGGGGAGGTGGTGCGGGGCGGGCGACCTCTTGGGTCAGAGCCAGCATGTGAGCCACCACCAGTCCTTCGGCTACATGGACTTGAGCGCCGCCTCGTTGGAGTGCGCGGTCAACCTGGGGGAGCTCCACGTGCCGCATGCGCAGCGGCAGCAACTTGCGCCGCAGCTTGACCAGGATCAGCTGCTCCAGAGCCAACACCACCTGCAGCAGTTTGACGAGCCCGCCACGCTGTTCCCGGAGCCGCCTGAGGAGGCGATGCTGCAGCCCTGGGAGGAAATCAAAGAGGAGGCGCAGGCCATCCCCCTCACTCTGGATCAGGGCTTCGGCCTGTGCGAGGGCTTCTTCACGGAGATGCAGCCATGGGAGCGAGTGGAGGCCtacctgtga